The proteins below come from a single Tachysurus fulvidraco isolate hzauxx_2018 chromosome 26, HZAU_PFXX_2.0, whole genome shotgun sequence genomic window:
- the flot2a gene encoding flotillin-2a isoform X1, which produces MGNCHTVGPNEALVVSGGCCGSDKKSYTVGGWVWAWWLLTDIQKITLEIMTLQPKCEDVETAEGVAITVTGVAQVKVMTDHELLSLACEQFLGKTVLEIKGVILQTLEGHLRSILGTLTVEQIYQDRDQFASLVREVAAPDVGRMGIEILSFTIKDVYDKVDYLSSLGKTQTAAVQRDADIGVAEAERDAGIREAECKREMMDIKFQADTKMADSKRELEMQKAAFNQEVNTKKAEAQLAYELQAAKEQQKIRLEEIEIEVVQRKKQITIEENEILRTEKELIAMVKRPAEAEAYKMQQLAEGQKVKKVLTAQAEAEKIKKIGEAEAGSIEAVGKAEAEKMKLKAEAYQQYGDAAKIALVLEALPKIAGKVAAPLGKTNEIVILSGDNSRVTGEVNRLLAELPVSVNALTGVDLTKIPLLQKLTNAQA; this is translated from the exons GATAACACTAGAGATTATGACCCTGCAGCCCAAGTGTGAGGATGTTGAGACAGCGGAAGGGGTAGCGATTACAGTCACAGGGGTGGCACAG GTCAAGGTAATGACCGACCACGAGCTACTGTCTCTTGCCTGCGAACAGTTCCTGGGTAAAACTGTGTTGGAAATTAAAGGGGTCATCCTGCAGACACTGGAAGGTCATCTGCGCTCCATTCTGG GCACTCTGACAGTGGAGCAGATTTACCAGGACCGAGATCAGTTTGCCAGCCTGGTGAGAGAGGTGGCAGCTCCTGATGTGGGTAGGATGGGTATTGAGATTCTCAGCTTCACTATTAAG GATGTCTATGATAAAGTGGATTATCTGAGCTCACTGGGAAAGACCCAGACAGCGGCTGTGCAAAGAGACGCAGACATCGGTGTAGCGGAGGCGGAGAGAGATGCTGGAATCAGG GAAGCAGAATGCAAGAGGGAGATGATGGATATTAAGTTCCAGGCAGACACTAAAATGGCAGACTCAAAGAGAGAGCTGGAGATGCAGAAAGCTGCTTTCAACCAGGAAGTCAATACGAAG AAAGCCGAGGCCCAGCTGGCCTACGAGCTGCAGGCAGCTAAGGAGCAGCAGAAAATCCGTTTAGAGGAGATTGAGATCGAAGTTGtgcagagaaagaaacagatcaCCATTGAAGAAAATGAAATCCTCCGGACAGAGAAGGAGCTGATCGCCATGGTGAAGAGGCCTGCCGAGGCCGAGGCCTACAAGATGCAGCAGCTGGCTGAAGGACAAAA AGTGAAGAAGGTGCTGACAGCACAGGCTGAAGCtgagaagatcaagaagattgGAGAAGCTGAAGCAGGTTCCATTGAAGCTGTGGGTAAAGCCGAAGCAGAGAAGATGAAGCTGAAAGCTGAAGCCTACCAGCAGTACGGAGATGCAGCGAAAATCGCACTGGTCCTAGAGGCATTGCCCAAG ATTGCCGGAAAGGTGGCAGCTCCACTGGGTAAGACCAACGAGATCGTCATTCTGAGCGGCGATAACAGTCGCGTGACTGGTGAAGTGAACCGTCTGTTGGCCGAACTGCCGGTTTCAGTTAACGCCCTCACAGGAGTCGACCTGACAAAG ATTCCTTTGTTACAGAAATTGACCAACGCTCAAGCATGA
- the flot2a gene encoding flotillin-2a isoform X2 — translation MGNCHTVGPNEALVVSGGCCGSDKKSYTVGGWVWAWWLLTDIQKISLEIITVLCRCENIETSEGVPLDVTGVAQVKVMTDHELLSLACEQFLGKTVLEIKGVILQTLEGHLRSILGTLTVEQIYQDRDQFASLVREVAAPDVGRMGIEILSFTIKDVYDKVDYLSSLGKTQTAAVQRDADIGVAEAERDAGIREAECKREMMDIKFQADTKMADSKRELEMQKAAFNQEVNTKKAEAQLAYELQAAKEQQKIRLEEIEIEVVQRKKQITIEENEILRTEKELIAMVKRPAEAEAYKMQQLAEGQKVKKVLTAQAEAEKIKKIGEAEAGSIEAVGKAEAEKMKLKAEAYQQYGDAAKIALVLEALPKIAGKVAAPLGKTNEIVILSGDNSRVTGEVNRLLAELPVSVNALTGVDLTKIPLLQKLTNAQA, via the exons AATTTCTCTGGAAATAATAACCGTCCTGTGTCGCTGCGAGAATATCGAAACGTCGGAGGGCGTCCCCCTGGATGTGACCGGGGTAGCTCAG GTCAAGGTAATGACCGACCACGAGCTACTGTCTCTTGCCTGCGAACAGTTCCTGGGTAAAACTGTGTTGGAAATTAAAGGGGTCATCCTGCAGACACTGGAAGGTCATCTGCGCTCCATTCTGG GCACTCTGACAGTGGAGCAGATTTACCAGGACCGAGATCAGTTTGCCAGCCTGGTGAGAGAGGTGGCAGCTCCTGATGTGGGTAGGATGGGTATTGAGATTCTCAGCTTCACTATTAAG GATGTCTATGATAAAGTGGATTATCTGAGCTCACTGGGAAAGACCCAGACAGCGGCTGTGCAAAGAGACGCAGACATCGGTGTAGCGGAGGCGGAGAGAGATGCTGGAATCAGG GAAGCAGAATGCAAGAGGGAGATGATGGATATTAAGTTCCAGGCAGACACTAAAATGGCAGACTCAAAGAGAGAGCTGGAGATGCAGAAAGCTGCTTTCAACCAGGAAGTCAATACGAAG AAAGCCGAGGCCCAGCTGGCCTACGAGCTGCAGGCAGCTAAGGAGCAGCAGAAAATCCGTTTAGAGGAGATTGAGATCGAAGTTGtgcagagaaagaaacagatcaCCATTGAAGAAAATGAAATCCTCCGGACAGAGAAGGAGCTGATCGCCATGGTGAAGAGGCCTGCCGAGGCCGAGGCCTACAAGATGCAGCAGCTGGCTGAAGGACAAAA AGTGAAGAAGGTGCTGACAGCACAGGCTGAAGCtgagaagatcaagaagattgGAGAAGCTGAAGCAGGTTCCATTGAAGCTGTGGGTAAAGCCGAAGCAGAGAAGATGAAGCTGAAAGCTGAAGCCTACCAGCAGTACGGAGATGCAGCGAAAATCGCACTGGTCCTAGAGGCATTGCCCAAG ATTGCCGGAAAGGTGGCAGCTCCACTGGGTAAGACCAACGAGATCGTCATTCTGAGCGGCGATAACAGTCGCGTGACTGGTGAAGTGAACCGTCTGTTGGCCGAACTGCCGGTTTCAGTTAACGCCCTCACAGGAGTCGACCTGACAAAG ATTCCTTTGTTACAGAAATTGACCAACGCTCAAGCATGA
- the tbx16l gene encoding T-box transcription factor TBX6L, translating to MYVHEDYPYSLNPLTKSYGCYPQGHMNPGCPSICSDAELMSLPVHAALQGRELWEKFNSVGTEMLITKTGRRMFPSCRVTVMGLNPKVKYVLMMDMVQFDNNKYKWNRDHWEMSGKSEPHLQNLFIHPDSPALGERWMQYPISFHKLKLTNNTFNTKGLVVLHSMHKYQPRLHIVQAPDACGGHSGGYLRFTFPEAAFIAVTSYQNHEITKLKIDNNPFAKGFRDNGLSRKRFRDKDMSQRPVSGQQQNKTQNQQESHLDTTDDDEQVSSSVESTGAVSPPDIKATSMPVSIPFLSAFMKRGSAGLPCGQEVWSQPTILHQSQHIINQNRDSRRPDDNLQYMCGSLTEALSNRMLTLQQQQCHSPDIQPPGVHQIYSTQAKLHQPLRLPPKLSRMQLPEIVFRSLDSNPKPLSDIFNTIRERMIAKDLQINPQHEQTTSGANREEKAPNFPAVQDCGVAFCTEQYTGLTTEWPAFSGNTEQSNEAKSVAFSQLWE from the exons ATGTATGTCCATGAGGACTACCCTTATTCACTCAATCCCCTGACCAAGAGCTATGGATGCTATCCACAAG gACACATGAATCCTGGTTGCCCGTCAATCTGTAGTGATGCAGAGTTGATGTCGCTTCCAGTTCATGCAGCGCTACAGGGCCGAGAACTGTGGGAGAAATTTAACAGCGTCGGCACTGAGATGCTCATCACTAAAACGGGCAG ACGCATGTTTCCCAGCTGCAGAGTCACAGTGATGGGGCTGAACCCCAAAGTCAAGTATGTGCTGATGATGGACATGGTGCAGTTTGATAATAACAAGTACAAG TGGAACAGAGATCACTGGGAGATGAGTGGCAAGTCTGAACCCCATCTACAGAACCTCTTCATCCATCCTGACTCACCTGCTTTAGGAGAAAGGTGGATGCAGTATCCTATATCCTTCCATAAACTCAAGCTCACCAACAATACATTCAACACTAAAGGCCTG GTGGTGCTTCATTCCATGCACAAATACCAGCCTCGTCTACATATAGTGCAGGCTCCAGACGCGTGTGGAGGCCACAGTGGTGGATACCTGCGATTTACCTTCCCAGAGGCAGCCTTCATAGCAGTCACATCCTACCAGAACCATGAG ATCACAAAGCTGAAGATCGACAACAACCCCTTTGCGAAAGGCTTTCGTGACAATGGTCTCAGCAGGAAGAG GTTTAGAGACAAGGATATGAGTCAGAGGCCAGTTTCAGGGCAGCAACAGAACAAGACACAAAATCAGCAAG AAAGTCATTTGGACAcaactgatgatgatgaacaagTCTCCAGCTCAGTGGAGTCCACAGGTGCAGTGAGTCCACCAGACATTAAGGCTACATCCATGCCTGTCTCCATCCCTTTCTTATCAGCATTTATGAAGCGTGGAAGTGCTGGATTACCTTGTGGCCAGGAAGTATGGAGCCAACCCACCATTCTCCATCAATCCCAGCATATAATCAACCAGAACAGAGACTCTAGGAG GCCGGATGACAATCTCCAGTACATGTGTGGCTCTTTGACAGAAGCTCTCAGCAACCGAATGCTAAcgctgcagcagcagcaatgtCACAGCCCGGACATCCAGCCACCAGGCGTACACCAGATTTACTCTACCCAAGCCAAACTCCACCAGCCCCTCCGTCTGCCACCCAAACTCAGCCGTATGCAGCTGCCTGAAATTGTCTTTAGGAGCCTGGATTCAAATCCAAAGCCACTGTCTGACATTTTCAACACAATTCGGGAACGCATGATAGCCAAGGATTTACAAATTAATCCCCAGCACGAGCAGACGACCTCAGGTGCAAACAGGGAAGAAAAAGCCCCAAATTTCCCAGCTGTCCAGGACTGCGGCGTGGCATTTTGCACTGAGCAATACACTGGCCTTACAACAGAGTGGCCTGCTTTCAGTGGAAACACAGAGCAGAGCAATGAGGCCAAATCAGTGGCATTTTCACAGCTGTGGGAATAA
- the eral1 gene encoding GTPase Era, mitochondrial has product MALRMCESFLCRTLFVSLETAPVRLSTARHACAARKAVFCCIPTRFISTDVFLDRLRKESRLGLAENPAGSPSHAAVPQDRVEHFSLMLKDPDQPENPKVLKVAIIGAPNAGKSTLTNQLLGKKLFAASKKVHTTRSRALGVITEGDTQIILLDTPGLTTPSKAKRHQLEKTFLVDPLKSLRQADLVVVLVDVSDKWTRSSLDFEVLKCLSLNAHIPAVLVLNKVDLLKNKPLLLDITAELTEGIVNGKKLNVRRLFKPIQKETQERETEKTPVLQDGEEQMSNPDSQLVSGLSREQLRALKSRKGWKHFKDVFMTCATDGEDVQTLKSYLMVEAKPGSWHYHSAVLTDQSPEDICTNIIREKLLEYLPQEVPYTLTQNIELWRETDDGNLDISVKLYVKKDSHMKMVIGPGGQLIARVAQEAGLDLTNAFMCDVRLKISATLKN; this is encoded by the exons ATGGCTCTGCGCATGTGCGAGTCGTTTTTGTGTAGGactttgtttgtgtctttggAAACTGCACCAGTTCGTCTAAGtacag CTCGACATGCGTGTGCAGCGAGGAAAGCTGTATTTTGCTGTATTCCTACCCGTTTCATCTCCACCGATGTTTTTCTGGACAGACTACGGAAAGAAAGTAGGCTCGGGTTAGCAGAGAATCCAGCAGGCTCCCCGTCTCACGCTGCTGTTCCACAGGACAGAG TTGAGCACTTTTCCCTAATGCTGAAAGATCCAGATCAACCAGAAAATCCAAAGGTTTTAAAAGTGGCTATAATTGGTGCTCCAAATGCTGGGAAATCGACACTGACTAACCAGCTCCTGGGCAAAAAG CTGTTTGCAGCTTCTAAAAAAGTGCATACTACAAGATCTCGTGCACTCGGAGTGATCACAGAGGGCGATACTCAAATT ATTCTCTTGGATACGCCTGGTCTCACTACTCCATCTAAAGCTAAaag acaTCAGCTGGAAAAGACTTTTCTTGTGGATCCACTGAAATCGTTACGACAGGCTGATCTAG tggtggtgttggtggacGTCTCAGACAAGTGGACTCGCAGTAGTTTGGACTTTGAGGTGCTGAAGTGTCTGTCCCTGAATGCACATATTCCTGCTGTCCTTGTCCTCAATAAG gtggacCTCCTAAAGAACAAACCCTTGCTGCTGGACATTACCGCAGAACTGACCGAGGGCATCGTGAACGGCAAGAAGCTGAACGTGCGCAGATTATTCAAACCAATCCAAAAGGAAACACAGGAGAGGGAAACGGAAAAGACGCCAGTTCTACAGGACGGAGAAGAGCAAATGTCAAATCCAGACAGTCAGCTCGTGAGTGGCCTGAGCAGAGAGCAGCTGAGAGCCCTGAAGAGTCGTAAAGGCTGGAAACACTTCAAGGACGTGTTCATGACGTGTGCTACAGACGGCGAGGACGTGCAAACGCTGAAG AGTTACCTGATGGTTGAGGCGAAGCCCGGGTCGTGGCACTACCACAGTGCGGTTCTCACAGATCAGAGCCCAGAGGACATCTGCACCAACATCATCCGAGAGAAACTACTGGAGTATCTTCCTCAGGAGGTTCCTTACACACTGACTCAG AACATTGAACTCTGGAGGGAAACAGACGATGGCAATTTGGACATCTCTGTCAAACTGTATGTGAAGAAGGACAGTCATATG aaaatggtGATTGGTCCTGGGGGGCAGCTGATAGCACGAGTAGCCCAGGAAGCAGGACTGGACCTTACAAATGCTTTCATGTGTGATGTGCGGCTGAAAATATCCGCCACTCTGAAGAACTGA